The following proteins are encoded in a genomic region of Moorena sp. SIOASIH:
- a CDS encoding translocation/assembly module TamB domain-containing protein: MTKPSQNHPPLPKGNQSRSAVATVLKWGKRPSTITFAMISLTIGLVGYFGVRMWLYQNLPGWIETELSKVIKRDVRVGQLKALYLTSLELGPSSIPATTTDPDHVAIKRIKVGFNPLPLLLKRPLPVTINLVNVDVYAQQEANGEWINLKDLNFDNSFSPPIDFDAKVRVWNGKIALLPYGHTSPFKVRLDATAGLSDKNKRLKYSITTAIAEGKTKLKGKTLLTTGQTQARVNVQNLALAELMPLIKAVIPNIPANLQSGELDAKLAISLPSIKEIPDVKGKADLKGIQVQVNPLKEPVKASARLRFQGDRVRLEKTQGSYGAIEALVSGQVGWTKGFDLNVEVTPFSLAQLLKTVPVKSPVPVDGEMAADLSITGPIDQPDVTGKLRNTKVTTIDKVKLAQIRADVAGNFSQVVLTDFLVKPEAGGKITGHGQVKLASDQQGGTKGQGMPLAFDFIAALPVDAMLRRSGYAKASPYNLLSQITLGNLDAQATIRGNTQNPQGSLIWQAPAVSTSSSKNIGVSGAGELLLLNQNILLRNTQVKVGKGTITATGTGNLKTSKWEAAIVANAVPLDPFLPLSGQLTQGKINLSGSLKSFSPKSIEATGDMQLGVEGGKVKATGQVNRGMVELEARASKIKLNKVVPKLGLPIGLDSGKINLSGSLESLLSSSSTPNLNSLINTIDGNFNGLLGVGGGKVNATGELNSGNLDVNALAGQIKLNPLIPKLTIPVALQSGQLNLSVTLASLLASALNRDLNSLNTINANFQGNLGVADGQVKATGELNSGNLDVNALAGQIKLNPLVPNLTIPVALQSGQLNLSGSLASLLASGLNQDLNSLNTINANFQGNLGVADGQVNATGQLNSGNLDVNALAGQIKLNPLVPDLTIPVALQSGQLNLSGKIASLLAFGLTGDLKSLNTIDANFQGNLGVADGEVNAKGQLNSGNLDVNALAGQINLSNSIPNLTLPIALKSGNAKLSSSLESLLAFGSSFNLDLLKAIQASFDGNLGVGGGNVNAIGQLTSGVLTADAIANSLDVGEIASQMALANFPSSIDTQIGGKVKLKSQLNTLDPPTLLNQTDLQADLNGVLAQGKLNLNSTLSKGLWQAAINTTNLDSSLLVSQLLPELGNQKLELGPVNSQLNLSGNLNPLLNPGAIATIKANTISLELSKHSFNASGVILLSHLTKTNPSQMPWEIGTDLNLEVGSDLSKLPYNLLLSRLPLEQISPGYQIQVKGQADLNGRIQGKNLLSAPFLPGNLNLTGNLQLSNLKVNDLTFEPVLAGPATVAPGQELAMDLRGKKDAIATRLQPCTRGDQCLAPYLPASFTLQQGQGSQFPILLTGVRRGDSLTAQIKNFSLAILNLTPGLRYGIPGRLEGEVTGQANLNLFTLETSGRNTIDIKQLALGEIKAKQVSANFSYQDHIAQIASAALILGNSRYLFKNGRFNLKSQQINGKLTIPEAYIEDLLTIVKGVDIIDIVQGFQTTNSSTTNSSSNKIGNKKSGNADQLRPFPTIPAGSLATLLRRFAKINAQDDSVPNPFEPTTLLTNLDIRGKYTGEIAVAGILTNPKVNFNVEGNNWQWYANSPNQVIVVNQLVAKGSYDQGVITVQPARMELGETVLAFQGQLAQESNSGDFLLQNLSLETVSNLASNFVTIPFEIAGNLNAKGQLGGSLTNPQVTNGQVAVVDGSVNNTSLDDIEVTFDYVDSRLDFDTNKPDYLQVSGKVPFPPKPDSDRIDINLKLATPAMALLSVVTQEQVAWVNGEDRTADIELDVSGRLELADSIKIKDLSGTSEVNIQNGTFKTKLLEDDFTLNVVGKVKLDQQRLEVVNYPDREGQKTIEGNLAGIGFSVSGELPIASNKINSSNPLTLTIPQDNLKLAGLYQGGVAGNVVITGSALRPVLGGNINLENGQAFIPKIQETKTQATQEKTVKNTSNQTTSVVRSRLNNQFVPRLKNFQVNLGNELRVQQFPLYDFRLAGDLTLNGPINGNLQNLTGLGTIKLRRGEVDVLETEFVADRRHNNTIVFVPEQGLLNPNLDLKFTTIGFEPSGALRQRRIDNEILENVLRSSRPDQVKVTLAIKGQTSQILALGGEKDYCADQQITSSGQDSGLAKLASKTTILSRKQFQQLAECVYGEAIANSEDKAFLFSPIVTLTSTPPRTESGIIALLGNSFVNQVETIANSNEREIAELVITQYVVRPIIKDIFFTVEEKVSNVGKSIGLADLQVYPTFDAVYDLGETYSVELSYDYVFNEVQVRYKWQF, from the coding sequence ATGACCAAGCCTTCCCAAAATCATCCCCCATTACCAAAGGGAAATCAAAGCCGGAGTGCTGTAGCCACTGTACTGAAATGGGGAAAACGCCCCTCTACTATTACCTTTGCCATGATCTCCCTGACCATTGGTCTGGTGGGATATTTTGGGGTTAGGATGTGGCTATACCAAAACTTACCTGGCTGGATTGAAACTGAACTGAGTAAGGTCATCAAGCGAGATGTACGGGTTGGACAACTGAAAGCCTTATACCTGACTAGCCTAGAGTTGGGACCATCCTCTATCCCAGCTACAACCACTGACCCTGACCATGTGGCTATCAAAAGGATCAAAGTAGGCTTTAATCCCTTGCCTTTGCTTCTGAAACGCCCTTTGCCTGTCACGATTAACTTGGTAAATGTGGATGTGTATGCCCAACAGGAGGCGAATGGGGAATGGATTAACTTAAAAGACTTGAATTTCGATAATTCCTTCTCTCCTCCGATTGATTTTGATGCTAAGGTGCGGGTTTGGAATGGTAAAATTGCCCTCTTACCCTATGGTCATACTAGTCCATTCAAGGTCAGACTTGATGCTACTGCTGGCTTATCGGACAAGAATAAGCGTCTCAAGTATAGTATCACAACTGCTATTGCTGAGGGTAAGACCAAACTGAAGGGCAAGACATTGCTGACAACTGGGCAAACTCAAGCTAGGGTCAATGTCCAAAACTTGGCATTGGCGGAGCTGATGCCGTTAATCAAAGCGGTTATTCCCAATATCCCAGCTAATCTCCAATCTGGTGAATTAGATGCCAAACTCGCTATTTCCCTGCCTTCGATTAAGGAAATCCCCGATGTTAAGGGTAAGGCTGACTTGAAAGGGATTCAGGTGCAAGTCAACCCGTTGAAGGAACCGGTGAAGGCTAGCGCTAGACTGCGCTTCCAGGGAGACCGGGTGCGCTTAGAAAAAACTCAGGGAAGTTATGGAGCAATTGAGGCGTTGGTATCTGGTCAAGTAGGTTGGACAAAAGGGTTTGACCTGAATGTTGAGGTCACTCCCTTTAGCTTGGCGCAACTGCTGAAAACTGTTCCGGTGAAATCCCCAGTGCCAGTAGATGGGGAAATGGCAGCGGACTTATCGATTACCGGTCCGATTGACCAGCCAGATGTGACTGGCAAACTACGCAATACTAAAGTGACCACCATCGACAAGGTTAAGTTGGCTCAGATTCGGGCTGACGTGGCTGGGAATTTTTCCCAAGTGGTCCTGACGGATTTCTTAGTAAAACCTGAGGCTGGTGGGAAAATTACTGGGCATGGTCAGGTTAAACTAGCTAGTGACCAGCAAGGGGGAACTAAAGGGCAGGGAATGCCCCTAGCGTTCGATTTTATCGCTGCCCTTCCGGTGGATGCCATGCTCCGTAGGAGCGGCTACGCCAAAGCATCTCCCTATAACCTGCTATCTCAGATTACCCTGGGCAACCTCGACGCCCAAGCTACCATTAGAGGAAACACTCAAAACCCCCAAGGGAGTCTGATTTGGCAAGCACCAGCGGTATCCACTTCATCCTCAAAAAATATCGGGGTTTCTGGTGCTGGAGAACTCCTGTTGCTCAATCAGAATATTTTACTACGTAACACCCAGGTCAAGGTCGGTAAAGGGACAATTACTGCCACGGGTACAGGAAACCTGAAAACTAGTAAGTGGGAAGCTGCTATAGTGGCTAACGCTGTGCCTCTAGACCCCTTCTTACCCCTGTCGGGACAGTTGACCCAAGGAAAAATAAACCTCTCTGGTAGTCTCAAATCCTTTTCTCCTAAATCTATTGAGGCAACAGGAGATATGCAGCTGGGGGTAGAAGGGGGTAAGGTGAAGGCTACAGGTCAGGTAAATCGGGGCATGGTGGAATTGGAGGCCAGAGCCTCTAAAATTAAACTGAATAAGGTAGTGCCCAAGTTGGGTTTACCGATTGGTTTGGATTCTGGCAAAATCAACCTTTCTGGTTCCCTGGAGTCTCTGCTATCCTCTAGCTCAACTCCCAACCTCAATAGCCTGATCAATACTATCGATGGCAATTTTAATGGGTTGCTCGGGGTGGGTGGGGGCAAGGTGAATGCTACAGGTGAGCTAAACTCAGGGAATCTGGATGTCAATGCATTAGCTGGCCAAATTAAGCTCAATCCCCTAATTCCCAAGTTGACCATACCAGTAGCGCTACAGTCAGGTCAGCTTAATCTTTCTGTAACACTGGCATCTCTGCTCGCCTCTGCCTTGAATCGGGACTTGAACAGCCTCAATACTATCAACGCCAATTTTCAGGGAAACTTAGGAGTCGCTGATGGTCAAGTTAAGGCTACAGGTGAGCTAAACTCAGGGAATCTCGATGTTAATGCATTAGCGGGTCAAATTAAGCTCAATCCCTTAGTTCCTAATTTGACCATACCAGTAGCGCTACAGTCAGGTCAGCTGAATCTTTCCGGAAGCCTGGCATCCCTACTCGCCTCTGGCTTGAATCAGGACTTGAACAGCCTCAATACTATCAACGCCAATTTTCAGGGAAACTTAGGAGTCGCTGATGGTCAAGTTAATGCTACAGGTCAATTAAATTCAGGGAATCTCGATGTTAATGCATTAGCTGGTCAAATTAAGCTCAATCCCCTAGTGCCCGATTTGACCATACCAGTAGCGCTACAGTCAGGTCAGCTGAATCTTTCCGGAAAAATAGCATCTCTACTCGCCTTTGGCTTGACTGGGGACTTGAAGAGCCTAAATACTATCGATGCCAATTTTCAGGGAAACTTGGGGGTCGCTGATGGTGAAGTTAATGCCAAAGGCCAGTTAAATTCAGGGAATCTGGATGTTAATGCATTAGCTGGTCAAATTAACTTGAGTAATAGTATTCCTAATCTAACCCTACCGATAGCTCTCAAGTCAGGTAACGCTAAGCTTTCTAGTTCTCTAGAGTCTCTACTGGCTTTCGGCTCATCATTTAACCTCGACCTACTCAAGGCAATTCAGGCTAGCTTTGATGGAAATTTAGGTGTAGGTGGTGGTAATGTTAATGCTATCGGTCAGTTAACCTCTGGGGTGCTGACTGCGGATGCGATCGCAAACAGCCTGGATGTAGGGGAAATCGCATCTCAAATGGCCTTGGCTAACTTTCCAAGCTCTATCGATACCCAAATCGGGGGTAAAGTCAAGTTAAAGAGTCAACTTAACACCCTAGACCCCCCAACTTTACTGAATCAGACTGACCTACAAGCAGACCTCAACGGAGTACTAGCCCAAGGCAAACTTAACCTAAATAGCACCCTCAGCAAGGGTCTATGGCAAGCTGCCATCAATACCACTAATCTTGATTCATCCTTGCTGGTGAGTCAGTTATTACCGGAGCTAGGTAACCAAAAACTAGAGCTAGGACCGGTCAACAGTCAACTGAATTTATCCGGAAACCTTAATCCCCTGCTCAATCCTGGTGCTATTGCTACCATTAAAGCAAATACCATATCGCTAGAGTTGTCAAAACACTCTTTTAATGCTAGTGGAGTAATCCTACTGTCCCATCTCACCAAAACCAACCCTAGTCAGATGCCATGGGAGATTGGAACTGATCTAAACCTAGAGGTTGGTTCTGATCTCAGTAAATTACCCTATAACCTGCTATTGAGTCGGTTACCTTTGGAGCAAATTTCCCCAGGGTATCAAATTCAGGTCAAGGGTCAAGCTGACTTGAACGGTCGCATCCAAGGGAAAAATTTACTCTCAGCCCCTTTCCTACCTGGGAATTTGAATCTGACCGGGAATCTACAGCTATCGAATTTGAAGGTTAACGACTTAACCTTTGAGCCAGTGTTAGCTGGGCCAGCAACCGTTGCGCCAGGACAAGAATTAGCGATGGATTTACGAGGAAAGAAAGATGCGATCGCAACTCGCCTCCAACCCTGTACTAGAGGAGACCAATGTCTTGCTCCCTACCTGCCTGCATCCTTTACACTCCAACAGGGACAAGGGTCACAATTCCCGATTCTGCTCACAGGAGTACGCCGGGGAGATAGCTTAACCGCTCAAATCAAGAATTTCTCCCTAGCTATCCTTAATCTCACCCCTGGTTTAAGGTACGGTATTCCCGGTAGATTGGAAGGTGAGGTGACAGGGCAAGCAAACCTTAATCTTTTCACCCTAGAAACCTCTGGTCGTAATACTATCGACATTAAGCAACTTGCTCTAGGAGAAATCAAAGCTAAACAAGTTAGTGCTAACTTCTCCTATCAAGATCATATTGCCCAGATCGCATCAGCTGCTTTAATCTTAGGCAACAGTCGATATTTATTCAAAAATGGTCGATTTAATCTTAAGTCTCAACAAATAAATGGCAAGCTTACTATTCCAGAAGCTTATATTGAAGACCTCCTGACTATTGTCAAAGGTGTTGATATTATCGACATCGTCCAAGGATTCCAAACTACTAATTCCTCTACTACTAATTCCTCTAGTAATAAAATTGGTAACAAGAAATCTGGCAACGCTGACCAATTACGACCATTCCCTACTATACCAGCAGGCTCCCTAGCTACTCTCCTACGACGGTTTGCCAAAATTAATGCCCAAGACGACTCTGTCCCTAACCCCTTCGAGCCTACTACACTCCTGACTAATTTAGATATTCGAGGTAAGTATACTGGGGAAATTGCTGTTGCTGGTATCTTGACTAATCCTAAAGTAAATTTTAATGTCGAGGGCAACAACTGGCAGTGGTATGCTAATTCTCCCAATCAAGTTATTGTGGTCAACCAATTAGTTGCTAAAGGAAGTTACGACCAAGGTGTGATTACTGTCCAGCCAGCCCGAATGGAATTGGGTGAAACAGTCTTAGCATTTCAAGGACAGCTTGCCCAAGAAAGCAACTCAGGAGACTTCCTCCTCCAGAATTTATCTCTAGAGACAGTTAGCAACTTAGCAAGCAATTTTGTCACTATTCCCTTTGAGATTGCAGGTAACTTAAATGCCAAAGGCCAGCTGGGGGGTAGTCTCACCAATCCCCAAGTCACCAATGGGCAAGTCGCTGTTGTAGATGGCTCCGTCAATAATACCTCCCTTGATGATATTGAGGTGACTTTCGACTATGTTGATTCTCGTCTTGACTTTGATACCAACAAACCAGATTATCTACAAGTCTCTGGTAAAGTCCCCTTTCCCCCCAAACCAGATAGCGATCGCATCGATATCAACCTCAAGCTGGCAACTCCAGCCATGGCACTCCTGAGTGTAGTGACTCAAGAACAAGTGGCATGGGTGAATGGAGAGGATAGAACCGCTGATATAGAACTGGATGTTAGTGGACGTTTGGAGTTAGCAGATAGTATCAAAATTAAAGATTTATCAGGAACATCTGAGGTTAATATCCAGAATGGCACTTTCAAAACTAAGCTCCTAGAAGATGACTTCACCCTCAATGTTGTAGGCAAGGTTAAGTTAGATCAGCAGCGCCTGGAAGTAGTAAACTATCCAGATAGAGAAGGTCAAAAAACTATCGAGGGTAACCTAGCAGGGATTGGATTTTCTGTTTCGGGGGAATTGCCGATAGCCTCAAATAAGATAAACTCATCCAATCCCCTAACCCTGACAATTCCTCAAGATAACCTAAAATTAGCAGGGCTCTATCAAGGGGGAGTAGCCGGTAATGTCGTGATTACTGGTTCAGCATTGCGTCCAGTTCTTGGAGGAAACATTAACTTAGAAAATGGCCAAGCCTTTATACCGAAGATACAGGAAACCAAGACTCAAGCAACTCAAGAAAAAACCGTTAAAAATACTTCTAATCAAACTACCTCAGTAGTACGTAGTAGACTAAATAACCAATTTGTGCCTAGGTTAAAGAACTTTCAGGTAAATTTAGGAAATGAGTTAAGAGTGCAACAGTTTCCCCTATATGATTTTAGACTAGCTGGTGATTTAACCCTCAATGGTCCTATCAATGGCAATCTCCAAAACTTAACAGGATTGGGAACAATTAAGCTACGACGTGGGGAAGTCGATGTATTAGAAACCGAATTTGTTGCAGACAGGCGGCACAATAACACCATTGTATTTGTACCAGAACAGGGATTACTCAATCCCAATTTAGATCTTAAGTTTACCACCATAGGGTTTGAGCCTTCTGGTGCCTTACGTCAAAGACGGATTGATAACGAAATCCTTGAGAATGTCTTGCGGTCTTCTCGACCAGACCAAGTGAAGGTAACCCTCGCCATCAAAGGTCAAACTAGTCAAATCCTTGCCCTAGGAGGAGAGAAAGATTATTGTGCTGATCAGCAAATTACCAGTAGTGGACAAGATAGTGGACTAGCTAAACTTGCTTCAAAAACCACCATCTTGTCTCGGAAACAATTCCAACAGCTTGCTGAGTGTGTTTATGGCGAAGCTATAGCTAATAGTGAAGACAAAGCGTTTCTATTTTCTCCCATTGTAACCTTAACCAGTACTCCTCCCCGGACTGAAAGTGGAATTATCGCTCTGCTGGGTAACAGTTTTGTTAACCAAGTTGAGACTATCGCTAACAGCAACGAACGAGAAATAGCTGAGTTAGTGATTACTCAGTATGTTGTTCGACCAATTATCAAAGATATTTTCTTTACCGTTGAAGAAAAAGTCAGTAATGTCGGTAAATCAATCGGATTAGCTGATTTACAGGTTTACCCAACCTTCGATGCCGTTTATGATTTGGGCGAAACCTATTCAGTTGAATTGAGCTACGACTACGTGTTTAATGAGGTACAAGTTAGATATAAATGGCAATTTTGA
- a CDS encoding DUF3318 domain-containing protein, with the protein MTSYAASSARAEMSELRRLKTLLPPELQSWVMVEGSTEVNPPLVRCEELGSDEVEIQIDLTKWEQLALDQRNLLFWHEVARIQNDTIPKEGWEMAALAIGLGGAVGELWVQDGLLLLLALALCGVSGWRLYQKNNGEKNLKYAIEADEKAIALATRFGYTLPNAYKSLGSALKTLIEITPSRRLRRRYEDRLSALKRSAAKAKAQAKAKREGTSM; encoded by the coding sequence ATGACATCCTATGCAGCCTCTTCTGCTAGAGCAGAAATGAGTGAACTCCGACGACTAAAAACCTTACTACCACCAGAGCTACAAAGCTGGGTGATGGTGGAAGGGTCCACAGAAGTCAATCCCCCCTTGGTTCGTTGTGAAGAACTGGGTTCAGACGAGGTGGAAATTCAAATTGACCTAACTAAATGGGAGCAGCTCGCCCTTGACCAGCGTAACCTCCTGTTTTGGCATGAAGTTGCCCGGATTCAAAATGACACAATTCCTAAAGAAGGGTGGGAAATGGCAGCCCTAGCCATTGGTTTAGGGGGTGCTGTCGGGGAACTCTGGGTACAAGATGGCTTACTGCTGCTGTTGGCATTAGCCCTGTGCGGAGTCTCAGGTTGGCGACTGTATCAAAAAAACAATGGGGAGAAAAACCTCAAATATGCCATCGAAGCAGACGAAAAAGCGATCGCACTTGCAACTCGCTTCGGCTATACCCTACCCAATGCCTACAAGAGTCTAGGCAGTGCCTTGAAAACCTTAATTGAAATCACCCCTAGTCGTCGTTTACGGCGCAGATACGAAGACCGGCTCTCTGCTCTCAAACGCAGTGCTGCTAAAGCCAAAGCCCAAGCCAAAGCCAAGCGAGAAGGCACAAGCATGTAG
- a CDS encoding 7-carboxy-7-deazaguanine synthase QueE has protein sequence MLCGNQPTARLIEVFSAIQGEGLNVGTRQIFIRFALCDLRCHFCDSFHTWAVPPQCQVEQTPGKRDFETYPNPVPLRSLLKWVDRQNQHRLHDSISLTGGEPLLHTPFLVEFLPELRQLTGLPIYLETGGHRPEEMAMVLPYLDSVGMDIKLPSVSGENRWAAHREFLKLCHNSSVEVFVKLIIDCQTDPTELEQSADLVAALSPEIPVFLQPVTPVEGSVQPIVAPTPEQVLAWQALMKRSLQQVRVLPQTHKMIGQL, from the coding sequence ATGCTCTGTGGGAATCAACCAACTGCCCGCCTGATCGAAGTTTTTTCTGCGATTCAAGGGGAAGGGCTAAATGTTGGCACTCGTCAGATCTTTATCAGGTTTGCCCTATGTGATCTAAGATGTCATTTCTGTGACAGTTTCCATACCTGGGCTGTCCCTCCTCAATGCCAGGTGGAACAGACTCCCGGTAAGCGTGACTTTGAAACTTATCCAAATCCAGTCCCCTTGCGATCGCTACTGAAATGGGTTGACAGACAAAATCAACATCGATTGCACGATAGTATTAGCCTCACTGGGGGTGAACCTTTACTTCATACTCCGTTTCTGGTGGAATTTCTGCCTGAGCTACGACAGTTAACTGGATTGCCCATTTACCTAGAAACTGGCGGTCATCGTCCTGAAGAGATGGCAATGGTTTTGCCCTATTTGGACTCAGTGGGTATGGATATCAAGTTGCCCAGTGTGAGTGGAGAGAACAGATGGGCTGCTCACAGGGAATTTCTCAAGCTGTGCCACAACTCCTCAGTGGAGGTATTTGTCAAGTTAATTATTGATTGCCAGACTGACCCCACGGAGTTAGAACAATCTGCTGATTTGGTAGCAGCCCTTAGCCCGGAAATTCCAGTATTTCTGCAACCAGTGACTCCGGTGGAGGGGTCTGTGCAACCAATAGTTGCTCCTACTCCGGAGCAGGTTCTGGCTTGGCAGGCTTTAATGAAGCGTTCTCTTCAGCAAGTACGGGTGCTCCCTCAGACCCATAAAATGATCGGTCAGCTTTAG
- a CDS encoding sugar transferase has protein sequence MVDSVKSDNFQVMFSQDTPVVELPTRVSVLEAVEFKQLFQQLLQKIPLPETIIFDFHQTNFIDSSGIGALVSNHKSALEQGVKTLLKNVTPQVMSVLVMTGLDQRLAIEPSDNITTLSTNKSVNHLPTTHPSVRSPVKRLIDIVGAIVGLGITAILFIPIALAIKLDSPGPIFFGQIRCGWMGKRFRIWKFRSMCANAEQLKEKVNNQADGKVFKNENDPRITRVGHFLRKTSLDELPQFWNVLKGEMSLVGTRPPTLNEVEIYEVPEWQRLNVKPGITGEWQVNGRSKIRSFEDIIEMDLKYQHHWSLAHDIRLIFKTILVVLRKDGM, from the coding sequence ATGGTTGATTCAGTCAAGAGCGACAATTTCCAGGTAATGTTCTCACAAGATACTCCCGTGGTGGAATTACCCACTCGTGTCAGTGTACTAGAAGCTGTGGAGTTTAAGCAACTATTCCAGCAGCTTCTCCAAAAAATACCTCTGCCTGAAACAATCATATTTGATTTTCACCAGACTAATTTTATCGATAGCAGTGGTATCGGTGCATTAGTGAGTAATCACAAAAGTGCCCTAGAGCAAGGGGTTAAAACGTTGCTTAAAAATGTCACTCCCCAAGTCATGTCTGTATTGGTCATGACAGGACTAGACCAAAGGTTAGCTATAGAACCATCAGATAATATTACCACACTAAGCACCAACAAATCAGTAAATCACTTACCAACAACCCATCCCTCCGTTAGATCTCCGGTGAAGCGATTAATCGATATTGTGGGTGCAATCGTGGGTTTGGGAATTACTGCTATTTTGTTTATTCCCATTGCCCTTGCGATTAAGCTAGATAGCCCTGGTCCGATTTTTTTTGGTCAAATCCGTTGTGGTTGGATGGGAAAGCGGTTTCGGATCTGGAAATTTCGCTCCATGTGTGCTAACGCTGAACAGCTAAAAGAGAAAGTTAACAATCAAGCCGATGGCAAAGTTTTTAAGAATGAGAATGACCCCAGAATCACCAGAGTGGGTCATTTTTTACGGAAAACCAGCTTGGATGAACTGCCTCAGTTCTGGAATGTTTTGAAAGGGGAGATGAGTTTAGTAGGTACAAGACCACCAACACTTAATGAAGTAGAAATCTATGAGGTGCCGGAGTGGCAACGTTTAAACGTAAAACCGGGTATCACTGGTGAGTGGCAGGTGAATGGACGCTCAAAAATCCGTAGTTTTGAGGATATCATTGAAATGGACTTAAAATACCAACATCACTGGAGCTTAGCCCATGATATCAGACTTATCTTCAAAACTATCCTGGTGGTGCTTCGTAAAGATGGAATGTAG
- a CDS encoding ATP-binding protein, translated as MFLSYKIVVLINKTWKLSRLMCNGKPLRESRLMVQTDLSEVKDVLQWFEEFTSDLLPQQFWQQCQIALVEGFTNVVRHAHRHLPHTTVIELELKLFTDGLEMRLWDYGQPFDFQSKLESLYQEDYDPLEKEGGRGLMFMNQLTDEVSYQRLSDQRNCLLMRKWC; from the coding sequence TTGTTTTTATCTTACAAAATAGTGGTGCTTATTAATAAAACCTGGAAACTCAGTCGGTTAATGTGCAATGGCAAACCGCTTCGAGAATCTCGTCTAATGGTCCAAACAGACTTGAGTGAAGTCAAAGATGTATTACAGTGGTTTGAGGAATTCACTTCTGACCTACTGCCTCAGCAATTTTGGCAGCAGTGTCAAATTGCTTTGGTGGAAGGATTTACTAATGTAGTACGCCATGCTCATCGACATTTACCTCACACTACAGTAATAGAGCTGGAGTTAAAGTTATTTACTGATGGATTAGAAATGCGGCTTTGGGACTATGGACAGCCTTTTGATTTCCAATCCAAGCTGGAATCCCTCTACCAAGAGGACTATGACCCTTTAGAAAAAGAAGGAGGTAGAGGGTTGATGTTTATGAATCAGCTGACAGACGAAGTTTCCTACCAACGTCTGTCTGACCAACGTAATTGTCTACTAATGCGTAAATGGTGCTAG
- a CDS encoding glycosyltransferase family 4 protein: MRILIYSYNYHPEPIGIAPLMTELAEGLVKRGHDVRVITAMPNYPQRQIYEGYRGKLYLTEHINGVIVDRCYVRIRPKPNLIDRLLLEASFVATSFLKALSSPRPDIIILTSPPLLVSLPAAVLGWIHRTPVILNLQDILPEAAIKVGLLSNQALIRALEVVERFAYRTVTKISVIADGFADNLRSKGVPSSKIVKIPNWVDVNFIRPLPKENNSFRTAHNLNGKFVILYSGNIALTQGLETLIKAASRVRHVRDIVIVIVGEQKALGRLKQCCKTWEANNVKLLPFQPREKLPEMLAAADVGLVIQKQNVISFNMPSKIQVLLASGRPILASVPANGTAARAVKKSGGGIVVPPEDPETLAATILELYNDPATVTLLGNRSRQHALQHYSFDQALNRYEELFSDIQNKRLLAAVQKS; the protein is encoded by the coding sequence ATGCGAATCCTAATATATTCTTACAACTATCATCCAGAGCCAATTGGGATTGCCCCATTGATGACTGAACTAGCAGAAGGGTTGGTCAAAAGAGGCCATGATGTTCGGGTCATTACTGCCATGCCCAACTATCCTCAACGCCAAATTTATGAGGGATATCGAGGGAAATTGTATCTTACCGAACACATCAACGGTGTGATTGTAGATCGCTGTTATGTGCGGATTCGCCCGAAACCCAATTTGATCGACCGATTATTGCTAGAGGCCAGCTTTGTTGCTACCAGCTTCCTCAAGGCTCTGAGTTCTCCTCGCCCTGATATCATTATTTTAACTAGTCCACCACTGCTAGTTTCCCTACCAGCGGCGGTTTTGGGGTGGATACACCGAACGCCAGTAATTCTAAATCTCCAAGACATTTTGCCAGAAGCTGCGATTAAAGTAGGCTTACTGAGCAACCAAGCTCTAATCCGTGCATTAGAGGTTGTAGAAAGGTTTGCTTACCGCACAGTCACCAAAATCAGTGTTATTGCTGATGGCTTTGCCGATAACCTGCGCAGCAAGGGTGTGCCAAGCTCTAAAATTGTGAAGATTCCCAATTGGGTTGATGTTAACTTCATCCGTCCTTTACCAAAAGAAAACAACTCCTTTCGCACTGCCCATAACCTTAATGGTAAGTTCGTTATACTCTACTCCGGTAATATTGCCCTCACTCAAGGTTTAGAAACTCTGATTAAGGCAGCATCTAGGGTGCGTCACGTTCGAGATATTGTGATTGTAATCGTCGGAGAACAGAAAGCCTTAGGCCGACTAAAGCAGTGCTGTAAGACCTGGGAAGCCAATAATGTTAAGCTGCTGCCATTTCAACCTCGGGAAAAACTACCGGAAATGCTAGCAGCAGCGGATGTGGGATTGGTCATACAAAAGCAAAATGTAATTTCTTTCAATATGCCCTCTAAAATCCAAGTATTGCTAGCTAGTGGTCGCCCCATCCTAGCTTCTGTTCCTGCTAATGGTACCGCTGCCAGAGCTGTCAAAAAAAGTGGCGGTGGCATCGTTGTTCCCCCAGAGGATCCAGAAACTCTAGCAGCAACAATCTTAGAGTTGTATAACGATCCCGCAACAGTTACATTACTGGGCAACAGAAGTAGACAACATGCTCTTCAGCATTATTCCTTTGATCAAGCTCTCAACCGTTACGAAGAACTCTTTTCTGACATTCAAAATAAGCGGTTACTGGCAGCGGTTCAGAAGTCTTGA